A genomic stretch from Malus domestica chromosome 15, GDT2T_hap1 includes:
- the LOC139191905 gene encoding uncharacterized protein: MVRRSSHNWKKEIYEVQSSTQVDKQVMTRNELFDVVVNSNEELQITHNGVNEDGDDEKEEEYTDNELIDSDYEQEEEDDILVAQFEEQLYEKNDNMFVENVDNPIEKEPEEMGLIGEISDDETLLDDLDSIVDSEEDEEGVEVINKRRRHRAIQMPKFKQWKMATDLQDPKFEMGMLFPNKEQLKEVIVHYSCKNGRRIWFKKNDDVRIRVNYENGCPFLLYGDPDWAIEAFKAAVKRDYGQEVLIQQIYRARQRAEKANKGSWVKQYNKLGQYVEVLKETNLGSAVVLKIQMRGNVCKFQRIYICFDACKKRFKEGCRPVIGLDGCFVKGQHLGQILAAVRIDENNEMFPVAYAIVEIENQST, from the exons ATGGTCCGACGTTCAAGTCACAATTGGAAGAAGGAAATATATGAGGTTCAATCTTCTACTCAAGTTGACAAGCAAGTAATGACAAGAAACGAACTATTTGATGTGGTTGTGAACTCAAATGAAGAGTTGCAGATAACACATA ATGGTGTGAATGAAGATGGTGAtgatgagaaggaagaagaatataCTGACAATGAGCTTATTGACAGTGATTATGagcaagaggaagaagatgatatACTAGTAGCGCAATTTGAAGAACAACTTTATGAAAAAAATGATAACATGTTTGTAGAAAATGTTGACAACCCCATTGAAAAAGAGCCTGAAGAGATGGGGTTGATAGGGGAGATTTCTGATGATGAAACTTTGTTAGATGACCTTGATAGCATTGTTGAtagtgaagaagatgaagaaggtgTTGAAGTTATCAATAAGAGGAGGAGACATAGGGCAATTCAGATGCCCAAGTTTAAGCAATGGAAAATGGCAACTGATTTACAAGATCCAAAATTTGAGATGGGAATGTTATTTCCCAATAAGGAGCAATTGAAGGAAGTAATAGTGCATTATAGTTGCAAGAATGGAAGGAGGATTTGGTTTAAGAAGAATGATGATGTAAGAATTAGGGTAAACTATGAGAATGGATGTCCTTTTCTGCTATATGGAG ATCCAGACTGGGCAATTGAGGCATTCAAAGCTGCAGTAAAGAGGGACTACGGACAAGAAGTCTTAATTCAACAAATATACAGAGCAAGGCAAAGGGCTGAGAAGGCTAACAAAGGAAGTTGGGTAAAGCAATACAATAAGCTAGGCCAATATGTGGAAGTATTAAAGGAAACTAATCTGGGTAGTGCTGTTGTTCTCAAGATTCAAATGAGAGGGAATGTATGTAAGTTTCAGAGAATCTACATTTGTTTTGATGCATGCAAGAAAAGGTTTAAAGAGGGATGCAGACCAGTGATTGGATTAGATGGATGCTTTGTTAAAGGCCAACATCTTGGACAAATATTAGCAGCAGTTAGGATTGATGAAAATAATGAGATGTTTCCTGTAGCATATGCAATTGTAGAGATAGAAAACCAGAGCACTTAG
- the LOC103454201 gene encoding uncharacterized protein: protein MLMGLRWVGAILVGAGWLALGYCFGVRYPPARIIFSARLAKQAALANDSNNGKNKTKKNKQNKDKPKDPLEIENLADILEDFKMVLVVRNDLKMGKGKIAAQCSHATLGLYKKVLHRAPKALNRWEMCAQPKVVVKIESEKDMLVLQERAKSLNLPTHITIDAGRTQIAPNSRTVMAILGPVEVVDDVTGGLKLL from the exons ATGCTGATGGGGTTGCGATGGGTGGGCGCCATTTTGGTAGGAGCTGGTTGGCTTGCTTTGGGGTATTGCTTTGGCGTGCGTTACCCTCCTGCTCGCATTATTTTCTCAGCCAGACTCGCTAAGCAAGCTGCACTTGCCAATGATTCTAATAATGGCAAGAATAAGACGAAGAAGAATAAGCAGAACAAGGACAAGCCCAAAGACCCTCTAGAGATTGAAAACCTCGCCGACATTCTTGAAGATTTCAAAATG GTTTTGGTGGTCAGGAATGATCTAAAGATGGGTAAAGGGAAAATTGCTGCTCAATGCAG CCATGCAACTTTAGGCCTCTATAAAAAGGTCCTCCATCGAGCACCAAAAGCTTTAAACAG GTGGGAGATGTGTGCCCAGCCTAAAGTTGTAGTGAAAATAGAAAGTGAAAAAGATATGCTAGTTTTGCAA GAAAGGGCTAAATCGCTAAATTTACCGACACACATTACAATTGATGCTGGCAGGACTCAGATTGCACCAA ATTCAAGGACAGTGATGGCTATTCTTG GACCTGTTGAAGTAGTTGATGATGTAACAGGTGGACTGAAGCTCTTGTAG
- the LOC139191904 gene encoding uncharacterized protein, which yields MANLVKLDFAALDITGKNYLTWVLDTEIHLEATNLGDTIKEESSSSSQDRVKAIIFICRHLDKALKSEYLTVEDLLALWNALRSRYNHQTTVILPRARYDWTHLRIQDFKSVAEYNSALFRITSQMKLCGNTITEEMLLEKTFSTFHASNMVLQQQYRAQGFTEYNQLISVLLVAKQNNELLMKNHNSRPTGSTPFPEVNVASFERNTISSRGNNYKRGRGHKQGRWKGKGKNHGVQFHNQFYNQVLRHNPDPSFTNANRHKRKAHVNIPRNPEEGCHRCGGNGHWACTCRTPKHLEELYQASFKEKVVEINFFD from the coding sequence atggcaaacttggTAAAGCTTGATTTCgctgccctggacattactggaaagaattaccttacctgggtactggataccgagatccatctggaagcaacgaatcttggagataccatcaaGGAAGAGAGCAGCTCATCTTCTCAAGATCGGGTAAAGGCCATAATTTTTATTTGTCGCCATCTTGATAAGGCACTAAAGagcgagtacttaacggttgaagatctgTTAGCCCTCTGGAATGCCTTGAGaagcagatacaatcaccagacaacggtgattcttccaagagcTCGCTATGATTGGACTCACTtaaggatccaggatttcaagtcagtggctgagtacaattcggcgttgttcagaattacctctcagatgaagctcTGTGGGAATACTATTACTGAGGAGATGTtattggaaaagactttcagcacattccaCGCCTCTAACATGGTCCTGCAACAGCAGTATAGAGCGCAaggcttcactgaatacaaccagctgatatctgtgctcctggtagctaaacagaacaatgagctcctgatgaaaaaccataattcccgacctactggatcaacaccgttcccagaagtgaatgttgCTTCCTTTGAAAGGAATACCATATCCTCCCgtggcaataattacaaacgaggaCGTGGTCACAAGCAAGGCCGGTGGAAAgggaaaggcaagaaccatggtgtccagtttcacaaccaATTTTATAACCAGGTTCTAAGGCATAATCCAGACCCGAGCTTTACAAATGCAAATCGCCATAAAAGAAAAGCTCATGTGAACATTCCTAGAAATCCTGAAGAAggttgccataggtgtggtggcaacggACATTGGGCGTGTACTTGTCGCACCCCAAAGCATCTGGAGGAGCTATATCAAGCATCCTTCAAGGAGAAGGTTGTCGAGATCAATTTCTTTGACTAG